One region of Pseudomonas glycinae genomic DNA includes:
- a CDS encoding alkaline phosphatase D family protein, whose protein sequence is MSDFNPGRRRVMQAVGAGLLMPGLAPAVIASVKDRPQLTDGVQSGDLQGDRAMIWSRADRPAQMVVEWDTRSQFRHPRRVVSALADARSDFTARVELTGLPADQAIFYRVYFKDARTGVASEPWLGHLRSAPTARRNLRFVWSGDTVGQGFGINPDIGGMRIYEAMRMRLPDFFIHSGDTIYADGPVPAQLTTEGGRIWRNLTTEAKSKVAQTLDDYRGNYRYNLMDENVRRFNAEVPQIWQWDDHEVVNNWSPGKQLDERYQEKNIHTLVGRARQAWLEYSPMRLQAADGGGRIYRKLSYGPMLDVFVLDMRSYRGANDDNLGAEKPFLGREQLNWLKRGLKASKAQWKVIAADMPIGLGVPDGEVSPGVARWEAVANGDPGPAQGRELEVAELLGFLRAQQVRNFVFLTADVHYCAAHHYHPDRAAFQDFEPFWEFVAGPLNAGSFGPNPLDKTFGPQVVFQKAPPTQNASPFAGFQFFGEVNIEGQSGEMSVVLRDLEGVAVFEQKLQPT, encoded by the coding sequence ATGAGCGATTTCAATCCCGGTCGCCGGCGCGTGATGCAAGCCGTCGGTGCCGGACTGCTGATGCCGGGGCTGGCGCCGGCCGTGATCGCGTCGGTCAAGGATCGACCGCAACTCACTGACGGCGTGCAATCCGGCGACTTGCAGGGCGACCGCGCGATGATCTGGAGCCGCGCCGACCGCCCGGCACAGATGGTGGTGGAGTGGGACACCCGCAGTCAGTTCCGCCATCCGCGCCGGGTCGTCTCGGCGCTGGCCGATGCCCGCAGCGATTTCACCGCCCGCGTCGAACTCACCGGGCTGCCCGCCGATCAGGCGATTTTCTACCGTGTGTATTTCAAGGACGCCCGCACCGGCGTTGCCAGCGAGCCGTGGCTCGGCCACTTGCGCAGTGCACCGACGGCGCGGCGCAATCTCCGTTTTGTCTGGAGCGGCGACACCGTCGGCCAGGGCTTCGGCATCAACCCCGATATCGGCGGCATGCGCATCTACGAAGCCATGCGCATGCGCCTGCCGGATTTCTTTATCCACAGCGGCGACACCATCTACGCCGACGGCCCGGTGCCGGCGCAACTGACCACCGAGGGTGGCCGGATCTGGCGCAACCTCACCACCGAAGCCAAGAGCAAAGTTGCCCAGACCCTCGACGATTATCGCGGCAATTACCGCTACAACCTGATGGATGAAAACGTCCGTCGCTTCAACGCCGAAGTGCCGCAGATCTGGCAGTGGGACGACCATGAAGTGGTCAACAACTGGTCGCCGGGCAAGCAGCTCGACGAGCGTTATCAGGAAAAAAATATCCACACCCTGGTCGGCCGTGCGCGTCAGGCCTGGCTCGAATATTCGCCGATGCGTTTGCAGGCCGCCGATGGCGGCGGGCGGATCTACCGCAAGCTGAGTTACGGGCCGATGCTCGATGTGTTCGTGCTCGACATGCGCAGTTATCGCGGCGCCAACGACGACAATCTCGGGGCGGAAAAACCATTCCTCGGTCGTGAGCAATTGAACTGGCTCAAGCGCGGACTGAAGGCGTCGAAAGCCCAGTGGAAAGTCATCGCCGCCGACATGCCGATCGGTCTCGGCGTGCCGGATGGCGAGGTCAGCCCCGGTGTTGCGCGCTGGGAAGCGGTGGCCAACGGCGACCCCGGCCCGGCGCAGGGACGTGAGCTGGAAGTCGCCGAGCTGCTGGGCTTCTTGCGCGCGCAACAGGTGCGCAATTTCGTGTTCCTGACGGCGGATGTGCATTACTGCGCGGCGCATCACTATCACCCTGATCGCGCGGCGTTCCAGGATTTCGAACCGTTCTGGGAGTTTGTCGCAGGACCGTTGAACGCCGGCAGTTTCGGACCCAATCCGCTGGACAAGACTTTTGGCCCGCAGGTGGTGTTCCAGAAAGCACCACCGACGCAGAACGCCTCGCCGTTTGCCGGGTTTCAGTTTTTCGGTGAGGTGAATATCGAGGGGCAGAGCGGGGAGATGAGTGTGGTGTTGCGGGATCTGGAGGGTGTTGCGGTGTTCGAGCAGAAGCTGCAACCGACCTGA